A region from the Saccharomonospora azurea NA-128 genome encodes:
- a CDS encoding succinate dehydrogenase/fumarate reductase iron-sulfur subunit yields the protein MGYEATLRIWRGDDGDGELRDYTVEANEGEVVLDLIHRLQATQAPDLAVRWNCKAGKCGSCSAEVNGRPRLLCMTRMSVFRPDEVITVTPMRTFPVVRDLVTDVSYNYTKAREIPAFAPPPELEPGEYRMQQVDVERSQEFRKCIECFLCQDVCHVIRDHEENKPAFAGPRFLMRIAELDMHPLDVADRKDAAQDEHGLGYCNITKCCSEVCPENIHITDNALIPMKERVVDRRYDPVVWLGNKLFRRNKS from the coding sequence ATGGGGTACGAAGCGACACTGCGGATCTGGCGTGGCGACGACGGTGACGGGGAGCTGCGCGACTACACCGTCGAGGCCAACGAGGGCGAGGTCGTGCTCGACCTGATCCACCGCCTGCAGGCCACGCAGGCTCCCGACCTGGCGGTGCGGTGGAACTGCAAGGCGGGCAAGTGCGGATCCTGCTCCGCCGAGGTCAACGGCAGGCCGCGACTGCTCTGTATGACCCGCATGTCGGTGTTCCGTCCCGACGAGGTCATCACCGTGACTCCGATGCGGACGTTCCCGGTGGTCCGTGACCTGGTCACCGACGTCTCCTACAACTACACGAAGGCGCGGGAGATCCCGGCGTTCGCGCCGCCCCCGGAGCTGGAGCCGGGCGAGTACCGCATGCAGCAGGTCGACGTGGAACGGTCGCAGGAGTTCCGCAAGTGCATCGAGTGCTTCCTGTGTCAGGACGTCTGCCACGTGATCCGGGACCACGAGGAGAACAAGCCCGCGTTCGCGGGGCCGCGGTTCCTGATGCGGATCGCGGAGCTGGACATGCATCCGCTCGACGTGGCCGACCGCAAGGATGCGGCGCAGGACGAACACGGCCTCGGATACTGCAACATCACCAAGTGCTGTAGCGAGGTGTGCCCGGAGAACATCCACATCACCGACAACGCGTTGATCCCGATGAAGGAGCGGGTCGTGGACCGTCGCTACGACCCGGTGGTGTGGTTGGGCAACAAGCTCTTCCGCCGCAACAAGAGCTGA
- a CDS encoding amino acid ABC transporter permease, translating into MSAVLFDVPGPKARVRHRGYAVAGVLAVVAVIGYIVYKFAEAGQFDADIWEWTLYEQIQLEVAEALLNTLRAFAAAAVLALAFGAVFAAARLSDHAILRVPATLIVEFFRAVPLVVMIFFFHYGLALGAPFYSVVLGLTLYNGSVLAEVFRAGILSLPKGQSEAAYAIGMRKTQVMRMVLLPQALRAMLPAIISQLVVLLKDTALGFLITYEELLRYARYLGGQFEFDRPLIPITIVVGAMYILMCLALTGLAKWLESRNRRSKKALPVDVTAETEEATLTDGKPA; encoded by the coding sequence ATGAGCGCTGTCCTGTTCGACGTCCCGGGACCGAAGGCACGGGTACGGCACCGCGGCTACGCGGTCGCCGGGGTGCTCGCCGTGGTGGCGGTCATCGGATACATCGTGTACAAGTTCGCCGAAGCCGGTCAGTTCGACGCCGACATCTGGGAGTGGACCCTCTACGAGCAGATCCAGCTGGAGGTCGCCGAGGCGCTGCTCAACACGCTGCGGGCGTTCGCGGCGGCGGCGGTACTGGCACTCGCCTTCGGTGCGGTCTTCGCGGCGGCCAGGCTGTCCGACCACGCGATCCTGCGCGTTCCGGCGACGCTGATCGTGGAGTTCTTCCGCGCCGTGCCGCTCGTGGTGATGATCTTCTTCTTCCACTACGGGCTCGCGCTGGGCGCCCCGTTCTACTCGGTGGTGCTCGGCCTGACGCTGTACAACGGCTCGGTGCTCGCCGAGGTGTTCCGTGCGGGCATCCTGTCGCTGCCCAAGGGACAGAGCGAGGCGGCGTACGCGATCGGCATGCGCAAGACCCAGGTGATGCGCATGGTGCTGCTGCCACAGGCACTGCGCGCGATGCTGCCCGCGATCATCAGCCAGCTCGTGGTGTTGCTCAAGGACACCGCGCTCGGCTTCCTCATCACCTACGAGGAGCTGCTGCGCTACGCCCGCTACCTCGGCGGCCAGTTCGAGTTCGACCGGCCGCTGATCCCGATCACGATCGTGGTCGGCGCCATGTACATCCTGATGTGCCTGGCGTTGACCGGCCTGGCGAAGTGGCTGGAGTCGCGCAACCGCCGTAGCAAGAAGGCGCTGCCCGTGGACGTCACGGCCGAGACCGAGGAGGCCACCCTCACCGACGGCAAGCCGGCCTGA
- a CDS encoding glutamate ABC transporter substrate-binding protein, with product MKIRTLTVGLLAASLALTACGKEGSPSDSEGGNGDGSGSAALSYEVAKDVTVEDSPTFDRMKKAGHVVVGVKEDQPNLGYKDPTTGEYEGFDVEIARLVSAKLGFDPKSIEYKAVASAGREQAIVNGDVDYYVGTYTINDKRKQQISFAGPYFVAGQGLLVAKDNNDINGKDDLKGKKVCSVSGSTPIQNVRDEGLHEPGGEIVELQTYSQCVNELLNGKIDAVTTDDAILLGYAAQQPDELKVVGESFTEEPYGIGLPKEDDALRDKVNDILEEAMEDGTWQEIYDATLGKSGNKAEMPEIERY from the coding sequence ATGAAGATTCGCACCCTGACGGTGGGACTGCTGGCCGCGAGCCTCGCCCTCACCGCATGTGGCAAGGAAGGGTCGCCGTCCGACTCCGAAGGCGGAAACGGCGACGGCAGCGGCTCGGCGGCTCTGAGCTACGAGGTGGCGAAGGACGTCACCGTCGAGGACTCCCCGACCTTCGACCGCATGAAGAAGGCCGGTCACGTCGTCGTCGGCGTCAAGGAGGACCAGCCGAACCTGGGTTACAAGGACCCGACCACGGGTGAGTACGAGGGCTTCGACGTCGAGATCGCACGCCTCGTCTCGGCGAAGCTCGGGTTCGACCCGAAGTCGATCGAGTACAAGGCCGTCGCGTCCGCCGGACGTGAGCAGGCCATCGTGAACGGCGACGTCGACTACTACGTCGGCACCTACACGATCAACGACAAGCGCAAGCAGCAAATCAGCTTCGCCGGCCCGTACTTCGTCGCCGGTCAGGGCCTGCTGGTCGCCAAGGACAACAACGACATCAACGGCAAGGACGACCTCAAGGGCAAGAAGGTCTGCTCGGTGAGCGGCTCCACGCCGATCCAGAACGTGCGTGACGAGGGTCTGCACGAGCCCGGCGGCGAGATCGTCGAGCTCCAGACCTACTCCCAGTGCGTCAACGAGCTGCTCAACGGCAAGATCGACGCCGTCACCACGGACGACGCCATCCTGCTCGGCTACGCCGCCCAGCAGCCCGACGAGCTCAAGGTCGTCGGCGAGTCCTTCACCGAGGAGCCCTACGGCATCGGGCTGCCCAAGGAGGACGACGCCCTCCGGGACAAGGTGAACGACATCCTGGAAGAGGCCATGGAAGACGGCACGTGGCAGGAAATTTACGACGCCACGCTCGGCAAGTCCGGCAACAAGGCCGAGATGCCCGAGATCGAACGCTACTGA
- a CDS encoding amino acid ABC transporter permease, whose product MDVLLDNLDLYGPGFLNTIKLFVLSAIGSLVLGTILAMLRVSPVPILRAAGAAYVTLFRNTPLTLLFFFFVFAYPLLDIIDLSYFWAAVVALIVYTSAFVCEVVRAGINTVPVGQAEAARAIGLTFGQSLGQIILPQATRSVVPPMVSTMIALLKNTTIAAGFSVFEAGAIQNYLSERGYSVMVGLLWVALGFVVLITPLTLLQRSLEKRWSVAR is encoded by the coding sequence ATGGACGTACTGCTGGACAACCTCGACCTGTACGGGCCGGGTTTTCTCAACACCATCAAACTGTTCGTCTTGTCGGCGATCGGCTCGTTGGTGCTGGGCACGATCCTGGCGATGCTGCGGGTGAGCCCGGTCCCGATTCTGCGCGCCGCGGGTGCCGCGTACGTGACGCTGTTCCGGAACACGCCGCTGACCCTGCTTTTCTTCTTCTTCGTCTTCGCCTACCCGCTGCTCGACATCATCGACCTGTCGTACTTCTGGGCCGCCGTCGTGGCGTTGATCGTGTACACGTCGGCGTTCGTCTGTGAGGTCGTGCGCGCGGGCATCAACACGGTTCCCGTCGGCCAGGCGGAGGCCGCCCGCGCCATCGGCCTCACGTTCGGCCAGTCGCTGGGCCAGATCATCCTTCCGCAGGCGACACGCTCCGTGGTGCCGCCGATGGTCAGCACCATGATCGCGTTGCTGAAGAACACCACGATCGCGGCCGGGTTCTCGGTCTTCGAGGCGGGAGCGATCCAGAACTACCTGTCCGAGCGCGGGTACAGCGTGATGGTCGGCCTGCTGTGGGTGGCGCTGGGCTTCGTCGTCCTGATCACTCCGCTGACCCTGCTGCAACGTAGCCTCGAGAAGCGCTGGAGCGTGGCCCGATGA
- a CDS encoding amino acid ABC transporter ATP-binding protein — MIKAAAVNKHFGDLHVLKDIDFEVPTGQVVVILGPSGSGKSTLCRAINRLEPIDSGEISIDGKPLPAEGKALAALRADVGMVFQQFNLFAHKTIVENVTLGPIKVRKQNADEARKTAMELLDRVGIANQAQKYPAQLSGGQQQRAAIARALAMRPKVMLFDEPTSALDPEMVQEVLDTMTELADDGMTMLVVTHEMGFARRAAHRVVFMADGEIVEDSTPDTFFTAPQSARARDFLGKILTH; from the coding sequence ATGATCAAGGCGGCGGCGGTGAACAAGCACTTCGGCGACCTGCACGTGCTCAAGGACATCGACTTCGAGGTGCCCACGGGCCAGGTTGTCGTGATCCTCGGACCGTCGGGTTCCGGCAAGTCCACGCTCTGCCGTGCCATCAACCGGCTCGAGCCGATCGACAGCGGCGAGATCAGCATCGACGGCAAGCCGTTGCCCGCCGAGGGGAAGGCGCTCGCCGCTCTCCGCGCGGACGTGGGCATGGTCTTCCAGCAGTTCAACCTGTTCGCGCACAAGACGATCGTCGAGAACGTCACCCTCGGCCCGATCAAGGTGCGTAAGCAGAACGCCGACGAGGCCCGCAAGACGGCCATGGAGCTGCTCGACCGCGTCGGGATCGCCAACCAGGCGCAGAAGTACCCTGCACAGCTGTCCGGTGGACAGCAGCAGCGCGCCGCGATCGCCCGGGCACTCGCGATGCGGCCCAAGGTGATGCTGTTCGACGAACCGACCTCCGCGCTGGACCCCGAGATGGTCCAGGAGGTGCTCGACACGATGACCGAGCTCGCCGACGACGGCATGACGATGCTCGTGGTCACGCACGAGATGGGCTTCGCCCGCCGGGCCGCGCACCGTGTGGTGTTCATGGCCGACGGCGAGATCGTCGAGGACTCCACGCCCGACACGTTCTTCACCGCTCCGCAGTCGGCGCGGGCGAGGGACTTCCTCGGCAAGATCCTTACTCACTGA